The sequence below is a genomic window from Denitratisoma sp. DHT3.
GGGATGGCGCGGTGCTCTACCAGACCACCCGCAACGAAGCCTATCGCGCGGCGCTGGAACGCCTCCAGGCCGACGGCGCGGTGTTTCCCTGCGCCTGCACCCGCCGCGAACTGGCGGACTCGGCGCTGGCGCCGGACGGCGCCCACCTCTACCCCGGCACCTGCCGCCACGGCCTGCCGCAGGGCCGCGTTGCGCGCGCCTGGCGCCTGGCGGTGCCCGACACGACGATTACATTCGACGACGCCGTGCAGGGGCCGCAGCGGCAGAACCTGGCGCGCGAGGCCGGCGACTTCGTGCTGCTGCGCGCCGATGGCCTGTTCGCCTATCAACTGGCGGTGGTGGTGGATGACGCGGCGCAGGGCATCAGCCACGTGGTGCGCGGCGCCGACCTGCTGGATTCGACGCCGCGCCAGATCCTCCTGCAACACCTGCTGGGCTATCCGACGCCGGCCTATGCCCACCTGCCGGTGGTGGTGAACGCGGCCGGGGAAAAGCTCTCCAAGCAGACCCTGGCGACGCCGGTGGACCCGTCCCGCCCCGTCCCCGCCCTGATCGCGGCGTTGGCTTTCCTCGGCCAGCAGCCGCCCGCCGAACTGGCCGAAGCCAAACTGGCCGAAGTCTGGCAATGGGCACTGGCCCACTGGCGCCTGGAACAGGTGCCGCATCGGCGCAGCGTGCCGGCGCCGGAGTATGCGGGTCAGAC
It includes:
- the gluQRS gene encoding tRNA glutamyl-Q(34) synthetase GluQRS translates to MTFPASPPSGSAGPVGYCGRFAPSPTGPLHFGSLVAALGSCLEARRQGGLWRVRMEDVDLPRCRPGADRLILSTLEAFGFVWDGAVLYQTTRNEAYRAALERLQADGAVFPCACTRRELADSALAPDGAHLYPGTCRHGLPQGRVARAWRLAVPDTTITFDDAVQGPQRQNLAREAGDFVLLRADGLFAYQLAVVVDDAAQGISHVVRGADLLDSTPRQILLQHLLGYPTPAYAHLPVVVNAAGEKLSKQTLATPVDPSRPVPALIAALAFLGQQPPAELAEAKLAEVWQWALAHWRLEQVPHRRSVPAPEYAGQTTKAFLSLPRLM